The DNA segment TCCTGAGGACCCGCCGCCCACCAAAGTGGGGCAGGGAGGTGCCAGAATGTTCCAGGAAAGAGAGGATGAAGCAGGGGACTCCGCCTCTGGGGTCTCTGGCGGGGTGCGCGCCGCATGCACCCCACCTCCCGTGGCTCCTGAGTGGAGTGTGGGGAAGGAGACACAACTCACAGCTTCTGAACAAGTGGCCGGAAGTTACCGGAAAATTCAGTCAAGTATGAAAGGGGTTACTTTATAGAAGAAAAACTAGCTTACGTATTTCTCTGGAAGACATTCTCCACCCCATCCGCCCTGTGCCCCCGGACTCCCTGCAAAAAGGGCAGTTGGGCCTGGATTCTGTGATGCCAAGTCAGAGGGACGCGCGAGCAAGGGCAGGGCCTGCGGACAGGGGGCCCtcgggaagggaaggaggaaggcacAGAACCAACTGAACCGCGGGCGGAGGCCGGGCTGGCTGGGGAAGGGAGCCACTGGCCTGAGGAGCGACTCAGCCTGAAACAAACAGGGACCCTGAGTCCCTGTCTACAGAGGCCGCAGCTGCAGGAGGGGCAAGCCAGGGCGATCCCCCTCCTCGGGAGGTGAGAACGGGAGGACAAAGGCCCTGCGTTCGTGGGGCTGCCAGACGGAGGAGGCAAGAAAGAGCGCTGCCTCTAAcgttatatattaaaaatatccatAGTTCTTATGCACAAAATCCCATCATTCACATACGAGTatcacccctgcctccccaggagcAGCCTTAAGAGAAAGATGGTGGTTCTCCTTTGCGAGCTGAGCAAACAGCACTCAGTCTTTATGGTCTTGGGAGCTGCGGGCCCTCCCCCCACCGCCTCCACCTGGCCGGGCACTGAGGTGCCGGAGTCCGGTGGCGGGGCGCTCACTCGTGCCTCCGCTTGGAGGGCGGGACCAGGTGCGGGGGCAGGTCGGCAGGCAGCTCGTGGCCCTCCAGCTTGACTTTGATGAGGTGGTTGGCCAGGGCGAACTCCTCGTCGTCCAGCAGCCCGTCCCGGTCCACGTCGGCCAGCTTCCAGATCTTCCCCAGCACTGTGTTGGGGAGCTTGGACTTTACCATCTCCTTCTTGGCGTTGGCACCCGTGATCTTGCCGTTGACCGGCGACAGCGTGTAGAAGATCTCGTCGTAGGTGGGCTTGTCCTTGCCCACCACCCACTCGACGTCGTCGATGCCCTCACCGGCCCCCTCGCCGTAGCCGTGCCCAAAGGGCCCGTTCATGGTGCCGTCGAAGGCACCGCCCTTCACGACCTGGGCAGGCATCAGGGACTCCTCCTGGCGCACCATCACCATTAGCCGGGCGATATCGTTGGCCAGCATGTCATCCACTGTGTCCAGCAGCTTGGGCTTCAGGGCCTGGAATTTGCTGAAGTCCTGGGTCTGCAGGAGCTCCTGTCGGGGCAGGGAAGGGCGGACAGGCCTGGGTCAGGCCCTCCCGGGCTCTGGCACTGCGGGTGCAGCAAAGGGTCCCCAAGCAAAAAGAGCTGGCTCCATGGCCCCAACCACTTCAATCTTGGCTCCCCCATCTCTTAAATCATAGGTAAAAACAGTCCCTTCCTAGCAGGACTGAGGCAAGAATTAAttgggaggaggctggggtgcCTGGCACAGCCCCACCCTCTCCCTACCCCTCTGGGTGAGTCACCACATTCCCCTGTGAGGTGTCATGGCCTGGGTCCACCTCTCCCCAGGTCAGCTTCCGATTGGGTGGGGTGCTGCTTCCACTGTGGGAGGCCCCACACCGTGGAGCTGGGGTTCCCTCCAGAATCACTGCCCCAGTGCCCCGAGCCTTCCGCATTCCGATCCTCACCAGCCCACTCCCGGGGCACAAGGGGGTGGCCGTACCTGCATCTTGCGGAGGTTGGGGAAGTCGCCAGGGGAGATCTGATGCTCCCGCTCAATCTTCTGGTAGATCTCACCCAGGTTGTTCACCAGCTCTTTCTTCTTGCTCTCCTTCCCAAAGACATTGGGCATCTCCTTCTTGAGGGAGCTGATGATGTAGGCGTGGACCTGTGAAGACAGGGAAGGGGCAGAGTCAGGTGCTTCCTGGACACCTTCTCAGGGCGTGGCCTGATCAAGTTATGCATGATCATCAGGACAGCCGAGGGGATGACTGAAGATTAGAAAATTCCCACAAGGCTATTCCTAGATGTTTCAGGCTTTATCTAAACTCAGTACCTTAGTTAAGTGTATCTAAcattagttcagttgctcagtcgtgtctgactccttgcaaccccatgaatcgcagcacgccaggcctccctgtccatcaccactcctggagtttactcaaactcatgtccatcgagtcggtgatgccatccagccatctcatcctctgttgtccccttctcctcctgcccccaatccctcccagcatcagggtcttttccaatgagtcaactcttcacatgaggtggccaaagtattggagtttcagcttcaacatcagtccttccaatgaacacccaggactgatctcctttaggatggactggttggatctccatgcagtccaaggaactctcaagagtcttctccaacaccacagttcaaaaacgtcaattcttcgacgctcacctttcttcacagtccaactctctcacatccatacatgaccactggaaaaaccatagccttgactagatggacctttgttggcaaagtaatatctctgctttttaatatgctacctaggttggtcataactttccttccaaggagtaagcatcttttaatttcatggctcctgtcaccatctgcagtgattttgcagcccaaaaatataaagtctgacactgcttccactgtttccccatctatttgccatgaagtgatgggaccagatgccatgatcttagttttctgagtgttgaactttaagccaacttcttcactctcctctttcactttcatcaagaggccttttagttcctcttcactttctgccataagggtggtgtcatctgcatatctgaggttattgatatttctcccagcaatcttgattccagcttgtgcttcttccagcccagcgtttctcatgatgtaagctgcatctaagttaaataagcagggtgacagtatacagccttgacatacttcttttcctgtttggaaccagtctgttggtccatgtccagtagttctaactgttgcttcctgacctgcatataggtttctcaagaggcaggtcaggtggtctggtattcccatctctttcagaattttccacagtttactgtgacctacacagtcaaaggctttggcatagtcaataaagcagaaatagatgtttttctggaattctcttgctttttcgatgatccagcggatgttggcaatttgatctctggttcctctgccttttctaaaaccagcttgaacaaatggaagttcatggttcacgtattgctgaagcctggcttggagaattttgagcattactttactagcgtgtgagatgagtgcaattgtgccatagtttgagcattctttgggattgcctttctttggtattggaatgaaaactgaccttttccagtcctgtggccactgctgagttttccaaatttgctggcatattgagtgcagcactttcacagcagcatccttcaggatttgaaatagctcaactggaattccatcacctccactagctttgttcgtagtaatgctttctaaggcccacctgacttcacattccaggatgcctggctctaggtgagtgatcacaccatcctgattatctgggtcgtgaagatcttttttgtactgttcttctatgtattcttgccacctcttcttaatatcttctgcttctgttaggtccataccatttctgtcctttattgaacccattttcttgaagagatctctagtctttcccattctgttgtttccctctatttctttgcattgatcgctgaggaaggttttcttatctctccttgctattctttggaactctgcattcaaatgggaatatctctccttttctcctttgcttttcgcttctcttctttgcacagctaattgtaaggcctcctcaaccattttgcctttttgcatttcttttccatggggatggtcttgatacctgtctcctgtacaatgtcatgaacctccgtccatagttcatcaggcactctgtctatcagatctagtcccttaaatctatttctcacttccactgtatagtcataagggatttgatttaggtcatacctggatggtctagtggttttccctactttcttcaatttaagtctgaatttggcaataaggagttcatcatctgagccacagtcagcgccggtcttgtttttgctaactgtatagagcttctccatctttggctgcaaagaatataatcaatctgatttcggtgttgaccatctggtgatgtccatgtgtagagtcctctcttgtgttacTGGAAGAgtgtgtttactatgaccagtgtgttctcttggcaaaactctattagcctttgacctgcttcattccatactccaaggccaaatttgcctgttactccaggtgtttcttgagttcctacttttgcactccagtcccctatagtgaaaaggacatctttttgggggtgttagttctaaaaggtcttgtaggtcttgatagaaccgttcaacttcagcttcttcagtgttactggttggggcataggcttggattaccgtgatattgaatggtttaccttggaaacgaacagaaatcattctgtcgtttttgagattgcatccaagtactgaatttcagactcttttgttgaccatgatggctattccatttcttctaagggattcctgcccacagtagtagatatgatggtcatttgagttaaattcacccattccagtccattttagttcgctgattcctagaatgtcaacattcactcttgccatctcctgtttgaccacttctgatttgccttgattcatggacctaacattccaggttcctatgcaatattgctctttacagcattggaccttgcttctatcaccagtcacatccacagctgggtattgtttttgccttggctccatcccttcattctttctggagttatttctccactgatctccagtagcatactgggcacctaccgacctggggagttcctctttcagtatcgtatcattttgccttttcatactgccaATATCTAACATACATCCTGCCAATTAGGGTGGCACACCCCTCCCTTCCTTACAGTGGGCAGTAACACTGGCAACCTGGCCAGAGCACAGCCCTCTAATCCTGTCGCCTTGCCAAGCAGCATCCAGCAAGGAGGGCTGCGGCCAGCCAGCCTCACGCCCTCTTCTCCCAGACCTGCCAACTCCACCCTGAAAAACCCCTCCACTGGCTTGACCCTGTCTTCCCCGCAGGGTCGAAACCTGGCTGAGAACTGCCGAGGGAAGCAGGTTGGTCACAGGGTCACAGTCACAGCTTTGCTCGTTACAGGCCAGCAGAGACTGAGCAACTCAGttcaggaaaaggaaacagtctcACAACAGCAGGTGCAGGACAAAACTAGAGAggctggggctttccaggcacGGTGACTCAATGTGCCCGAGGGCCACGCCATCACACACCATCTCTGCAGATGAATGGGCAGGGGCCTGAAGCCTGCCCCTCGTTCTGTCCTGAGAGGCTGGGAGAGAACCCTGCCCTGGCTGGATTGGAggctggggagggcggggcggcgGTGGCGTGGTCCTTTCCTGCGACCAAACAGAAGTTGGACCGGAAACAGGAGGCTAGCACTCCCCTCCATTCACCACACTCTTCCTCAGCTCAGGACGCCACTTGTCCCTTGAGGCCAGGAGCCACTTACGTGGATGTTCTAATGGGTTCCTTTCTCAGAACCAGCTCACTCATCAGGAAGGTTCCAGAAGTGAGACAGTTAGAGAACCGAGCAGCCCTGAGTCCTCCAGGGCAGGGTTCTCCCTCTTTACTAAGCATACAGTAGGTCACAGGAGACCGTGTCCAAGTGCAGATTCCGGTTCAGTAGGGCAGAGCTAGGACCTAGAAACCTGTGCTTCTAGCAAGCTTCAATCTACTGGTCCTGGGGCACTCCGGGTAACCAGGATGGAGACAAACCAAGGGGTGAAGGATGAAGGGTCAACTGCCCATTATTTGGGACAGGGAGCATCCAGAGCTACCTGAATTCAGGCCTCAGACAGTGGATGCCCTGAGTCACTGTGTTTGGCCCACAACAGAGCCCCAAAGTCTCTGGGCTACACACAGGCAGTCAGCTCCGTGGGGGCAGGAGCACGGCCTGGGGGCTACCCGTCTCTCCCAGGACAGGGCCTGCCCCTAGAGATGCTGACGATGCGGCATTATTCAAAATCATATGTCCTAAGGGAACATGCCATTGATCccgtggtaaagagtccacctgccaaagcaagagacgcaagagacatggtttccatccctggggtgggaagatcccctggagaaggaaatggcaacctactctagtcttcttgcctaggaaattccacggacagacaAGAATAGCGGGcaatagtccacagggtcgcaaagagttggacgcgactgagtgtgTGAACACAGACACATAAGGGAACATGCTCTGCTCCTCGATGTCTGAAGGGTCCACTGGCAGCATTAACCTTCCCTTCCCAGACCACGGAGTCTTGTGAAGTGGTCAGCAAGGCACTGAGGCTCCAAACTCGAGCAATTCAGATGCTGTGTGCAGATGCTAGCAGGCCCTGAGCTTCCATGGAGGGAAGGGATGGTTTACAAGGCCTCCGGGATGGAGGCCAGCCAGTGGTCTCCCTGGGCCCGCAGGCCTGCGCCCTAATTCTCCATGAACTACCTCCTGTTCCAGCTGAAGCATCACTTCCCACCCAGGTCCCCCCGCCCCCGTCTGGTCCACCCTCCTCAGGACAGCTCCCTAGCCACTCACTTCCGTAGCAACCAAGACAATACAAATAAACTGCTTTCTTTTCGTCCTCTGCTCTCCCCCGTGCGGCGGACAAATGCTGGGAGAGTGGGGACCTGGCAGTTCCCACTGCAGCCCCAGCACCCGGCATGTGCTGCAGGCACTCAGCACTCTGCAGGCCCTGGGGGGGGGCAGCCGATGAGGCCTCGAGTGGCTCCCCCACCCACTCTCCACTCCCTAGGCCGCCTCTCAGTAGAGCGGCATCTTCTTGTTTTGATGTTTATGTGTTAAAAAGAATCTCAGTGAGGAAGAGGTTGCACCCACGGGTGCACAAGAGGACAGATTCAGACGAGGCATGGCACAGTGTGGGCAATGAATGCAGGGCCGAGTCTGGGGCATCCAGTCCCAGGGCCCTGAGCGGCTGCCCCAGAGCGCCCTGGCCCACGGCCGCTCCCCCCACGTCTACCTTGGCCAGCCGCGCCCGCTTGATGAGGTCGTTGAGCTTCCTGAGGGCGGCGTTTCGGGGCAGAGACTGGATGTCTTTGAAGAGGTCCTGCTCCTCAGCCTCGAAGAGCTTGCGGTTGTCAGGGATGAGGAGCGGGTGGGACCAGAAGGAGCCGATGTACACCCGGACCACCTCAGGGGTGTTGATGATCTTCCCCAGGGACCACATGAGGGCCCCGTAGACCCGCATCAGCTGCTGCGTCTCGATCTGGTCAGCCTTGTTCAGCACCACGCGGATCTTGTCCTCGTGGTTCTTGAGGGCCTTGATGACCTCTGAGAACTCATCGGAGATGTCCAGCTTGTGGGCGTCGAAGAGCAGGATGATACGGTCCACCCGCTCAGCGAACCACTCAAGGACGGCTGCGAAGTCATACCCTGCCGGAAGAGAAAGGGTGGGTCAGAGGCCCTGGGGGTCTGATGGCTCCCATCTCTGACTTGGCCTGGCACTTCTCAGCCTAAGTTTCCAGAAGGGACTCCTGTGGACAGcgcaccacccttagggcagtgGGTCAGTCAGGCACCCCCTACCTCCGTACCCACCATGGTAACGCCCTCATCCATGTAGCATCTGGCACTAAGAGGTGTTTTACAAACAaataatggaaagtgaaagtcaaagtcactcagtcgtgtccaactctttgcaaccccagggactatacagtccatggaattctccaggccagaatactggattgggcagcctttcccttctccagaggatcttcccaacccagggattgaacccagctcccccgcattgcaggtggattctttaccagctcagccacaagggaagcccttaataatggaaatgaaaaaaaaaaaaaagaaatagagaaaaataaagcccaAACAATGGAAAGAAACTCATGAAGTCCAAGTCCTAAAGTGGGTACAGCTATGGCAAGAGCAAGGAGGAGGCCGAGCGCAGAGGTCAGCACCGGGCGGTGAGAACGGACTTGGGCGCTACCAGCTGGGTGCCCCCGCATGGCGGCCACCGCTAAGAGCAGGAAGACCTGCAGCCGCCGCTTGTCCAGGGCTCCGCGCTCTGCCGGAGTGGCCTCCATCCTCTACAACAGGGCTTGGCAAGCTACAGCTCAGGGGCCGGATGTGGCCCGCCACCTGTCTCATAAAGCTTTACTGGAACACAGCCTGCTCACCTGCACTGTCTCTGCTGTTTCTGTGCTAATGGCAGCAGGCCTCGGCTGTGGCAGAGACCGCGAGGCCTGGAAAGCCAATCATTTTGAACACTCTGACccgaagagaaaatatttgctgaccCTTGCTCTATAAACCTATCAAGTGCTACAAACCACTTCCCCCTCTAAAATGAATCGGCTGGACTAAGCCCCGGTTCCCAACTCTGTTCTGCGCTGTTTCCCAACAATTAAGGCTGTTGGTCTGTGGCTGCACTGCTGACAGAACTGTCTGGTTTCAGCTGAATTCCCGGTCCCCCAGCCTCAGACTGAAtttcccagcctctctgctgCAGAAACGAACAAGCCATGAAAAGGCGCACCAACCCTTtgtcctgtctccctccccagggaCTGGAATGCAGGTGGAGGACAGGAGCTGGAATACCTACTCTGGGTACAGAACTATTGTAAATCACACAAACTATCAGATGCCTCATTGAAGCCAATGGATCTGTGAGTCTCTGCAATACTGGTTTAATTTGTAACCCCTTTTTACAATTATGCCACCTCAAAATGCTTCTACCTGTACTGTCCCCAGAGATAAAACTTCTGCTTATCTTTTAGGAATACTAAGGAGTGGTAGGAAGGCCATGAAACAAGGGCTCAAGAGTCTTTGGAAGCTTGGGTCCCAGCCCTCGAGCCGCCACTCTCTGCATGACTCTGGGCAAGTCCCCTTGTTCCTTACCTGCTGGCCAGAGGCCACCCCAAATGCAGGCCGGCCCTCCTAGGAACCACTGTGTCCTTCCCAGAGTACAGTCACGCCCCTGAGAAGGTGCCAGAGAAAGCGCTCCTGTACAGAAGGGCCTGGGGCACTGCCCAGAAACAGGCCAAAAACCAGCCCCCCTTCCACTGCAGAGCTGCAcccacactccccaccccaaccagGCTGGGATTTAAACAGGCCTTCTCTGGACGGCAGGAAACAGCAAAGCAGCAGGTAGAGGCGGAGACCAAAGAAAAGTCCAAGTGTCAACAAAAGGCCCAGAGTGACTCACGGTGCCACAGAGAGGGCCGTCCTCCCTGCTTTCTTGTAAGGCGGGGGCTGAGACGTCCCGCCAAGCCTCCCAGGCTGAACGTGAGTCCAGCCTCGTGGGCCACCTCCCCTCCAGCCAGAACACtccccgggggcggggggtgcttTAAGATAAACCAGGCTGTGTGGGGCGTGCCGGCGGTGAAGCTGTGCCTGGTTAGACAAACATTCCGGCTGCCTGGCCCCTGGTTCAAATGGGCTCCAGGGTTGCCTGCCCGCCTGAAGCCACAGCCATGCAGGCGTCTGCCCGCACCCGGACATGCAGAGGCAATGCAGGCCCTTAGTAAGAAAGCCCTGGAGTCCACTTCCGGCTCAGGCCACTGACTCTGTGACCTGAAGTTCTTAACTTCTGAGTTACAccttttttcccctgtaaaaGTCAAATTACAATTCCTTCTCCTAAGCTCACAGGGAGGACTAAGTGGGCTCCCAGCACAGGCCCCGGCACCGAATGACACCACATGCGGGTCGGGCAGGctcaggctggggagagggggcagggccCCTGCAACGAGGCTCTGGGTCACCGGGTGCATTACCGCCTGGCTCTAAGGCCGGAGGCCAGCGCTGACCCTTGTGGGAAGACACCGAAACTTCAGGAAAACCCCAAATGTATGACTTCcatcgacttagcacacagcctGGCCAGGGCAACCCGTTCCCACCACAGGACGGTGGGCGGGGAACCAGGACGCTCTGACAGGAGGCTccgcccgcccgcctgccccCTCCAGTTTTTGAACAGGGTGGGAGTGAGGTGGAGTCGGGGGCAGCAAAGCCCCTGTGGATGTGAACTTGAGCCTGGGCAGGGGAGCCATCAGCCTTCCAGGGGCTGTGCAGACGAAGGACAGCCGGGCTACCAGATTCCCTGTACTCAGAGGGTGTATGAAGGCAGTGGGCAAGGGCCGGGTCACTTCCCCGCCCGCCACCGCCAGGCTGCAGGCTCCAAAGTACAAGGTCCCCAGGGCCCTGGAGGAGCGGGGAGCGGGCTGGCCCCAGCCTCGCCGCCAGCGCCTTTTATGGCCGGCTCTGGGAACGGCAGGTCAGTGCTGAGAAGGCAATGACTCAGGACTGAAGGGCTGCTCCCTCTCGGCAAAAAATGAGGCCCCCCTTCTCCCCTCGGCACACTGTTCATCCTCATACCGCCACAAGTCCAAATGACCCGAGTCCCACAGCTGGGGAGGCAGCGATGCCAAAACCGAGCTGCTGGGAGAGGGGCGCCCTGATGGGCTGGGCTCGAGGCCCAGTTAGCTTTGGCCTGGGACTCAGCACGGCATGCGGGGAGCTGAGGTCACCCCCGGACTCCACCCagcatgggggggtggggggagctgatggggggagaggaagagaagagagaaaggagcaggaagacgagagaaagaggaggaggaatcgCCTCTGAACGAGGCACCAGGTCCACCAGCCCTGCCCAGAGTGACCGCGACCCTGCCTGCAAACCCAGCTACTCGCCGCCATCTCAAGTTGGAGCCAACAGAGCGAAGCCCATTTTTTTGCAGGTGAATGAAATTTCCTGTTTATATGGAAAGTGCTCACACTTTTGGTAAGAGAGACCGGGTGGCTGGCCAAGCACGCTCACAGGTCATGCACAGGGTTTCAATGCTCAGACTCGAGACATCATCGCAGGTGGAGGACCACGTCCTACCATGTGGCTGCAGCCACGCAGGGCCCCCCAACACCTCAGCCTGTGTGTCTCCATGGGCACCAAAGGGCTAGACCGACCCACATCAGGGATGCTGAGAGCAGCGACTGAGTCTGCGCTCTGTCCCAAGGGGCTCAGTGGGAGGTGACAAGTCCTGGGACCAGGGACA comes from the Odocoileus virginianus isolate 20LAN1187 ecotype Illinois chromosome 28, Ovbor_1.2, whole genome shotgun sequence genome and includes:
- the EHD1 gene encoding EH domain-containing protein 1 is translated as MSLTEEPGTAASPVSSSMFSWVSKDARRKKEPELFQTVSEGLRQLYAQKLLPLEEHYRFHEFHSPALEDADFDNKPMVLLVGQYSTGKTTFIRHLIEQDFPGMRIGPEPTTDSFIAVMHGPTEGVVPGNALVVDPRRPFRKLNAFGNAFLNRFMCAQLPNPVLDSISIIDTPGILSGEKQRISRGYDFAAVLEWFAERVDRIILLFDAHKLDISDEFSEVIKALKNHEDKIRVVLNKADQIETQQLMRVYGALMWSLGKIINTPEVVRVYIGSFWSHPLLIPDNRKLFEAEEQDLFKDIQSLPRNAALRKLNDLIKRARLAKVHAYIISSLKKEMPNVFGKESKKKELVNNLGEIYQKIEREHQISPGDFPNLRKMQELLQTQDFSKFQALKPKLLDTVDDMLANDIARLMVMVRQEESLMPAQVVKGGAFDGTMNGPFGHGYGEGAGEGIDDVEWVVGKDKPTYDEIFYTLSPVNGKITGANAKKEMVKSKLPNTVLGKIWKLADVDRDGLLDDEEFALANHLIKVKLEGHELPADLPPHLVPPSKRRHE